In the genome of Bacillus sp. S3, one region contains:
- a CDS encoding mannose/fructose/sorbose PTS transporter subunit IIA gives MVGIIIASHGEFSNGILQSGEMIFGKQENVKAVTLMPSEGPDDVKAKIKEAIASFDNQDEVLFLVDLWGGTPFNQANSLFEEHNDKWAIVAGMNLPMLIEAFASRFSMNTAHEIAAHILGTAKEGVKVKPEQLEPAEASSATAAAGPSNAGAPGKFEYVLARIDSRLLHGQVATAWTKTTQPTRIIVVSDAVAKDDLRKKLIQQAAPPGVKAHVVPVNKMIDLAKDDQHFGGQRALLLFENPQDALRAVEGGVPLKTINVGSMAHSPGKVQPNKVLAFSQDDINTFNKLKEAGLNFDVRKVPNDSKGDMNEIIKKAQEELNKQK, from the coding sequence ATGGTAGGAATTATCATTGCAAGTCACGGTGAATTTTCCAATGGTATCTTGCAATCCGGAGAGATGATCTTTGGAAAACAAGAAAATGTAAAAGCTGTTACATTAATGCCGAGCGAAGGACCTGATGATGTAAAGGCAAAAATAAAAGAAGCAATCGCTTCTTTCGACAACCAAGACGAAGTATTATTCTTAGTCGATCTTTGGGGTGGAACTCCTTTCAATCAAGCCAACAGCTTGTTTGAAGAACACAATGACAAATGGGCAATCGTTGCTGGCATGAACTTACCAATGCTGATTGAAGCATTTGCATCGCGCTTCTCAATGAACACAGCGCATGAAATTGCCGCCCATATTTTGGGTACAGCTAAAGAAGGAGTTAAAGTAAAACCTGAACAATTAGAACCAGCAGAAGCATCTTCTGCTACAGCAGCTGCCGGACCATCAAATGCAGGAGCTCCTGGTAAATTTGAATATGTGTTAGCACGCATTGACTCACGACTTCTTCATGGACAAGTAGCAACTGCTTGGACAAAAACGACACAGCCTACACGTATCATCGTAGTATCTGATGCAGTAGCTAAGGATGACCTTCGTAAGAAATTGATCCAACAGGCTGCTCCTCCGGGTGTAAAGGCACACGTTGTTCCTGTTAATAAAATGATTGATCTTGCAAAAGATGATCAACATTTCGGCGGGCAGCGCGCGTTACTTCTTTTCGAAAACCCGCAAGATGCGCTTAGAGCAGTAGAAGGCGGCGTTCCATTGAAGACCATCAACGTTGGTTCTATGGCACACTCACCTGGTAAAGTTCAACCGAATAAGGTATTGGCCTTTAGCCAAGATGATATTAATACTTTCAATAAGTTAAAAGAAGCTGGTTTGAATTTCGATGTACGTAAAGTGCCGAACGATTCAAAAGGCGACATGAATGAAATTATCAAGAAGGCTCAAGAAGAGTTAAACAAACAAAAATAA
- a CDS encoding PTS mannose/fructose/sorbose transporter subunit IIC, which produces MDLNVIQIILVCIVAFLAGMEGILDEFQFHQPLVACTLIGLVTGNLVPCLILGGTLQLIALGWANIGAAVAPDAALASVASAIILVLSGQGKAGVASAIAIAVPLAVAGLLLTIIVRTLATAIVHFMDAAAQEGNIRKVEFWQIVAICMQGLRIAIPAALIVAIGAGPVRELLTSMPIWLTDGLAIGGGMVVAVGYAMVINMMATKEVWPFFAIGFVLATVSQITLIGLGAIGVALALIYLALSKQGGSGNGGNGKFGDPLGDIIDNY; this is translated from the coding sequence ATGGATTTGAATGTGATTCAAATAATATTAGTCTGTATCGTAGCATTTTTAGCTGGTATGGAAGGAATTTTGGATGAATTCCAATTCCACCAGCCACTCGTTGCTTGTACGTTAATTGGCTTAGTTACAGGAAACTTAGTACCGTGTCTAATTTTAGGTGGTACTCTTCAACTGATCGCTTTAGGTTGGGCTAACATCGGAGCTGCCGTAGCACCGGATGCTGCGTTAGCCTCAGTTGCATCTGCTATTATTTTAGTTTTAAGTGGACAAGGTAAAGCTGGTGTGGCTTCTGCAATTGCGATTGCTGTTCCGCTTGCAGTTGCTGGCCTTTTATTAACAATCATCGTTCGTACACTTGCAACAGCCATCGTACACTTTATGGATGCTGCAGCTCAAGAAGGAAACATCAGAAAAGTTGAATTTTGGCAAATCGTTGCTATCTGCATGCAGGGTTTGCGTATTGCCATCCCAGCGGCATTAATTGTAGCAATTGGTGCAGGTCCGGTTAGAGAATTACTCACATCTATGCCAATTTGGTTGACAGACGGTTTAGCAATTGGTGGGGGAATGGTCGTAGCCGTTGGTTATGCAATGGTTATTAACATGATGGCTACAAAAGAAGTATGGCCATTCTTCGCAATTGGTTTTGTATTAGCGACTGTTTCACAAATTACACTTATCGGTTTAGGAGCGATCGGTGTGGCTCTTGCACTTATCTACTTAGCGCTTTCTAAACAAGGCGGTTCAGGTAATGGCGGCAACGGTAAATTTGGTGATCCACTAGGCGATATTATTGATAATTACTAA
- a CDS encoding PTS system mannose/fructose/sorbose family transporter subunit IID yields the protein MANELRLSKKDRISVWWRSTFIQGSWNYERMQNGGWAYTMIPAIKRLYKTKEDRSAALKRHLEFFNTHPYVASPIIGVTLALEEERANGAPVDDAAIQGVKVGMMGPLAGIGDPVFWFTVRPILGALGASLALTGNILGPIIFFVLWNLIRMGFTWYTQEFGYKAGSKITDDLSGGILQDITKGASILGMFILGALVNRWVSVKFAPVVSEVKLSEGAYIDWSNLPAGAEGIKTALQQQAAGLSLEPVKVTTLQANLDSLIPGLAGLLITFLCMWLLKKKVSPIVMILGLFVVGIVFHLIHLM from the coding sequence ATGGCAAATGAATTGAGATTATCAAAAAAAGATCGTATTTCTGTTTGGTGGCGTTCCACTTTCATTCAAGGTTCTTGGAACTATGAACGTATGCAAAACGGTGGTTGGGCATATACGATGATCCCCGCAATCAAACGATTATATAAAACGAAAGAAGATCGTTCTGCTGCACTAAAACGTCATTTAGAATTCTTTAATACTCACCCATATGTAGCTTCACCTATTATTGGTGTAACTTTAGCGCTGGAAGAAGAACGTGCAAATGGTGCGCCGGTTGACGATGCGGCCATTCAAGGGGTTAAAGTCGGTATGATGGGTCCTTTAGCAGGTATCGGGGATCCGGTTTTCTGGTTCACGGTTAGACCAATACTTGGTGCTTTAGGCGCTTCTCTTGCTTTGACCGGTAACATTCTTGGGCCGATTATTTTCTTCGTTTTATGGAATCTTATTCGTATGGGATTCACGTGGTATACGCAAGAATTTGGTTACAAAGCTGGTTCTAAAATTACTGACGACTTATCTGGCGGAATCCTTCAAGATATTACGAAAGGTGCATCGATTCTGGGTATGTTCATCCTTGGTGCATTAGTTAACCGTTGGGTATCTGTGAAATTTGCGCCAGTTGTATCCGAAGTGAAACTTTCCGAAGGTGCGTATATTGACTGGAGTAATTTACCTGCTGGAGCGGAAGGGATTAAAACCGCATTACAACAGCAAGCTGCTGGTCTTTCATTAGAACCTGTTAAAGTAACTACTTTACAAGCCAACTTGGATAGCTTAATTCCTGGTTTAGCTGGATTGTTGATCACATTCCTTTGCATGTGGCTGCTTAAGAAGAAAGTTTCTCCAATCGTTATGATTCTTGGGTTGTTCGTAGTGGGTATCGTTTTCCACTTAATCCACTTAATGTAA